One region of uncultured Methanolobus sp. genomic DNA includes:
- a CDS encoding DUF5371 family protein → MVKIVHAQTVLTEDELAALKKKCNESSTKEALSIAVQHYLECEYTDLDDKMWTRKLEKVVQKKKQKKV, encoded by the coding sequence ATGGTTAAAATTGTACACGCACAAACTGTACTCACGGAAGATGAACTGGCGGCTTTAAAGAAGAAATGTAATGAGTCGTCGACAAAAGAAGCTTTGAGTATAGCCGTGCAACATTATCTCGAGTGCGAATACACTGACCTCGATGATAAAATGTGGACCAGGAAACTTGAAAAAGTGGTCCAGAAAAAAAAGCAGAAAAAAGTATAG
- a CDS encoding isochorismatase family protein, whose translation MQTESGNFHAPNNLIACNKEISLATRTFLPVWFDNNATEMDSIHRYSHLEIDVNKTALILIDVWACSNDIRLECNVKTKIVPLLKLAREQNMPIIHVPHDRDIHEHCQPLDGELITGKENRLSDTGCFDKYLRSHNISNLLYAGYRSNWCVLHRPTGIVKMSELGYNVILIRDCTIAMETPETLEGEWANKVSVNMVESQFGSTTTLKDLLVAFGEADDLNLSLK comes from the coding sequence ATGCAAACAGAATCCGGTAATTTTCATGCTCCCAATAATCTAATTGCTTGCAATAAAGAAATAAGTCTAGCTACCAGAACTTTCCTCCCTGTCTGGTTTGATAACAATGCAACTGAAATGGATTCTATTCATCGGTACTCTCATCTTGAAATTGATGTGAATAAAACAGCGCTGATACTTATTGATGTCTGGGCGTGCTCAAATGATATAAGGCTTGAATGCAATGTAAAAACAAAAATTGTTCCTCTGTTAAAGCTTGCAAGGGAACAAAATATGCCCATCATACATGTACCGCATGATCGTGATATACATGAGCACTGCCAGCCTTTGGATGGAGAACTAATCACTGGCAAAGAAAATAGGCTGTCAGATACTGGTTGCTTTGATAAGTATTTACGATCTCATAATATCTCTAATTTACTTTATGCCGGATACAGATCTAACTGGTGCGTCCTACACAGACCCACGGGCATTGTTAAAATGAGTGAGCTTGGCTACAATGTAATTTTGATAAGGGATTGTACAATTGCAATGGAGACACCTGAAACGCTTGAAGGAGAGTGGGCAAATAAAGTTTCTGTCAACATGGTTGAGAGTCAGTTTGGCTCTACAACAACACTAAAAGACCTGTTAGTAGCTTTTGGGGAAGCTGATGACTTAAATTTAAGTTTGAAATGA
- a CDS encoding iron ABC transporter permease — MVKVFSKPSQNEGDISRQYREHTGRKYTYILSGIVLLFVMMIFSISIGSVDIPPMEVVQTLSGHTVSVRWDSIIWNIRLPQVLTAIVAGAGLAVSGVVMQSILRNPLGSPFTLGISNAAAFGAAFAVMVLGTGSTHSSVGDAVVISNPYTTTIVAFLFALAVTAIILAFSRFRGVTPEVMILVGVAMGSLFSAGTMFLQYFADDVQLASMVFWTFGDVARASWSELALITAITVCTMIFFLLERWKYNAIDAGDETAKGLGVNVEKVRLYGMLCASLVTAIIVAFLGVIGFVGLICPHMARRIIGDDHRFLIIGSMVMGSLLLLCADTAARVMIDPYQLPVAVLTSFLGAPTFIYLILGGRKI; from the coding sequence ATGGTGAAAGTATTCAGCAAACCAAGCCAAAATGAAGGCGATATCAGTCGTCAATACAGAGAACACACCGGCAGGAAATACACATACATCCTGTCAGGTATCGTGCTTCTCTTTGTGATGATGATATTTTCAATTTCAATTGGGTCTGTTGACATACCACCCATGGAAGTTGTGCAGACACTCTCCGGACATACCGTTTCAGTCAGATGGGACAGCATCATATGGAACATACGTCTGCCACAGGTACTTACTGCTATTGTTGCCGGAGCAGGACTTGCAGTGTCTGGTGTTGTGATGCAGTCAATACTTAGAAACCCCCTGGGTTCACCATTCACCCTTGGAATCTCAAATGCTGCGGCCTTTGGAGCCGCTTTTGCAGTGATGGTGCTTGGAACAGGATCCACACACAGTAGTGTAGGTGATGCAGTTGTCATCAGCAATCCATATACGACCACCATTGTAGCCTTTTTGTTCGCACTTGCTGTAACAGCTATTATACTTGCTTTTTCAAGATTCAGAGGAGTGACACCCGAGGTTATGATCCTCGTTGGTGTTGCAATGGGATCACTATTTTCAGCCGGGACGATGTTCCTCCAGTACTTTGCAGACGACGTACAGCTTGCATCAATGGTTTTCTGGACTTTTGGCGATGTAGCAAGAGCAAGCTGGAGTGAACTGGCACTAATAACCGCAATTACAGTATGTACAATGATATTTTTCCTGCTGGAGAGATGGAAATACAACGCCATTGATGCAGGAGATGAAACTGCAAAAGGACTTGGGGTCAACGTAGAAAAGGTTCGTTTGTATGGAATGCTGTGTGCATCACTTGTGACCGCCATTATCGTTGCATTCCTGGGAGTAATCGGTTTTGTAGGGCTCATCTGCCCACACATGGCTAGAAGGATAATCGGAGATGACCACCGTTTTCTGATAATAGGCAGTATGGTCATGGGTTCACTGCTTTTACTCTGCGCTGACACCGCAGCAAGGGTTATGATCGACCCCTACCAGCTACCGGTTGCAGTTCTCACATCATTTTTAGGCGCACCCACATTCATTTATCTTATACTGGGAGGACGAAAGATATGA
- a CDS encoding class I SAM-dependent methyltransferase: MLTDVDWGNVWIEQMKRHLESGNKKECASIWEEKESARKFWEMSQRNNQQRARDVISGLNISPESRVLDIGAGPGTLAIPIAEKVKHVTAVEPSNGMIEVLEENMVAYGRNNISIIRKKWEDIDVEKDLDGPYDVIIASFSLGMPDIRKAVEDMLSVSSGHIYLYWFAGNTSWDDHSAEIWPDLHGTEYCTTPKCDILYNVLYQMGIHPNMETFTLGRTEIYATLDEAVDKLSSHFSLESDEQKKILEQYLEKALQKENGNYIYDACSRRVKIWWNTQDN, from the coding sequence ATGCTAACTGATGTGGACTGGGGTAATGTCTGGATAGAACAGATGAAAAGACATCTTGAAAGCGGAAACAAGAAAGAATGTGCTTCAATATGGGAAGAAAAGGAAAGTGCAAGGAAATTCTGGGAGATGTCACAGAGAAACAACCAGCAAAGAGCACGGGACGTCATCAGTGGCCTGAACATAAGTCCTGAATCCAGGGTTCTTGACATTGGTGCCGGACCTGGAACACTTGCAATTCCAATTGCAGAAAAGGTGAAACATGTTACTGCCGTGGAACCTTCAAATGGAATGATAGAAGTTCTGGAAGAGAATATGGTTGCTTATGGAAGAAATAACATTAGCATCATCAGGAAAAAATGGGAAGATATTGACGTTGAAAAAGACCTTGACGGACCTTATGATGTAATAATTGCTTCGTTCTCTCTGGGAATGCCGGATATCCGCAAAGCTGTTGAGGACATGCTTTCAGTCTCTTCGGGACATATTTACCTATACTGGTTTGCAGGAAACACTTCATGGGACGATCATTCGGCGGAGATATGGCCAGATTTGCATGGAACTGAGTATTGCACCACACCAAAATGCGACATACTTTACAATGTGCTTTACCAGATGGGAATCCATCCGAACATGGAAACTTTCACTCTTGGAAGAACTGAAATATATGCGACTCTTGATGAAGCCGTTGACAAACTGTCAAGCCATTTTTCATTGGAAAGTGATGAACAAAAGAAAATACTGGAGCAGTATCTGGAAAAGGCTCTTCAAAAAGAAAACGGAAACTACATTTATGATGCCTGTTCCAGGCGTGTGAAAATATGGTGGAACACACAGGACAATTGA
- a CDS encoding shikimate kinase, whose product MRITLIGMPGAGKSSAGQKLASLFGYEFIDTDKLVIDDSGKDLQDIVNDLGDIALLKAEEQSIINMKLEDNCIIATGGSVVYSEKAMNFLKEHSVIIYLDVPFGTIVSRLSNLTTRGVVGLKEKGLHGLYEERTGLYRSFADYTIEVSRKDKVIDVVKKIRQKVML is encoded by the coding sequence ATGAGAATAACACTCATCGGCATGCCGGGTGCAGGCAAAAGTTCTGCAGGACAGAAACTTGCTTCCCTGTTTGGTTATGAGTTTATCGACACGGATAAATTAGTTATTGATGACTCAGGAAAGGATTTGCAGGATATAGTTAATGATCTTGGGGACATTGCTTTACTGAAAGCCGAGGAACAGAGTATTATCAATATGAAACTTGAAGATAATTGTATCATTGCTACCGGTGGAAGTGTCGTCTACTCGGAAAAAGCAATGAATTTCCTGAAAGAACATTCAGTTATTATCTATCTTGATGTTCCTTTTGGAACAATTGTTTCCCGTCTGTCAAATCTAACAACCCGTGGGGTGGTGGGGCTTAAAGAAAAAGGTCTGCATGGTCTTTATGAGGAACGAACCGGACTTTACCGGTCTTTTGCCGATTATACAATTGAGGTTAGCAGAAAAGATAAAGTGATTGATGTTGTAAAAAAAATCAGGCAAAAGGTAATGTTATAA
- a CDS encoding iron ABC transporter substrate-binding protein translates to MKHRTAILLILILCATTFISGCTDSSSTSQSVTTHEENAESAATVTVTDAMGREVEIPDTIENVICSGSGSLRLLTYLESEDKIIAVDSIESRDNPYDARPYALANPQFATDYTVFGEFRGNDNPEKILALEPQPDVILKTYSASGYDPVELQEKTGIPVVVVNYGNMVTNREDMYQAIRIYGEVMDKEERAEEVVSFFDETITDLNERTSDVSNEEKTSCYVGGIARAGPHGLQSTEPTYPPFLFTNALNVAYDDMDLSTAEVAKEKIIEWDPEIMFVDLSTLQSEDENSAVYQLQNDESYQQLQSVTSGNVYGVLPYNWYTQNFGSVLADSYYAGKLLYPEKFEDVDVEDKTAEIYTFLVCDGDEELGEEVANMMFNAFGEPAFTKLDV, encoded by the coding sequence ATGAAACATAGAACAGCCATCCTGCTTATATTGATACTTTGTGCAACAACATTCATTTCCGGATGTACGGACAGCTCATCAACATCACAGAGTGTCACCACACACGAAGAAAACGCAGAATCTGCTGCAACTGTAACTGTCACAGACGCAATGGGAAGAGAAGTGGAAATTCCCGACACGATTGAAAACGTAATTTGCTCAGGTTCAGGATCACTCCGCCTTCTGACATACCTTGAATCTGAAGACAAGATCATTGCAGTTGACAGCATTGAATCCAGGGATAATCCATATGATGCCAGACCATACGCTCTTGCAAATCCTCAATTTGCAACTGATTACACTGTTTTCGGTGAATTCAGGGGAAATGACAACCCTGAAAAAATACTGGCACTTGAACCGCAGCCTGACGTGATACTTAAAACATACTCAGCATCAGGCTATGACCCGGTGGAACTTCAGGAGAAAACCGGAATTCCCGTAGTTGTCGTAAACTATGGAAACATGGTGACAAACAGGGAAGACATGTACCAGGCCATCAGGATATATGGAGAGGTCATGGACAAGGAAGAACGTGCAGAAGAAGTAGTTTCATTCTTTGACGAGACAATCACAGACCTTAATGAACGAACCTCTGATGTATCAAATGAAGAAAAAACATCATGCTATGTTGGTGGAATTGCAAGAGCAGGACCGCACGGACTGCAATCTACAGAACCAACCTACCCTCCATTCCTCTTCACCAACGCCCTGAACGTAGCTTATGATGACATGGACCTCAGCACCGCTGAAGTTGCCAAGGAAAAGATCATCGAATGGGACCCTGAAATTATGTTTGTTGATCTTTCAACCCTGCAGTCCGAAGATGAGAACAGCGCAGTTTACCAGTTGCAGAATGACGAATCATATCAGCAGCTTCAGTCTGTCACCTCCGGAAATGTGTACGGAGTACTGCCATATAACTGGTACACTCAGAACTTCGGATCAGTGCTTGCAGATTCATACTATGCCGGAAAGCTGCTCTATCCTGAGAAATTCGAAGACGTTGACGTTGAGGACAAGACTGCTGAAATATACACATTCCTCGTATGTGACGGTGACGAAGAACTCGGAGAAGAAGTTGCTAACATGATGTTCAACGCCTTTGGAGAACCGGCTTTCACCAAACTGGATGTATGA
- a CDS encoding PFL family protein, giving the protein MLVHPEEILETIKMVSNENLDIRTVTMGISLRGCSHPDIDTFNENVYDRIMYYAEDLVKTTNEIQNLYGIPIINKRISVTPIAIVAESCDATDLTSVARTLDRAAEDAGVDFIGGFSALVQKGMTPGDLKLINSIPSALASTNKVCSSVNVATTRAGINMDAVALMGKVIKETAEMTKDNSGIGCAKLVVFANAPEDNPFMAGAFHGIGEADCVINVGVSGPGVVNSAVRSLEDPTLGDISECIKKTAFKITRMGEMVGREAARRLHVQFGVLDLSLAPTPAVGDSVAAILEAMGLESCGTHGTTAALALLNDAVKKGGAMASSSVGGLSGAFIPVSEDEGMIRAVQKGSLTLDKLEAMTSVCSVGLDMIAVPGDTSSSTISAIIADEMAIGMINKKTTAVRVIPAPGTKVGDMIEFGGLLGSAPVMPVHNFSSEQFISRGGRIPAPIQSLTN; this is encoded by the coding sequence ATGCTTGTTCATCCTGAAGAGATCCTTGAAACAATCAAAATGGTGAGTAACGAAAACCTTGACATAAGGACTGTCACCATGGGTATCAGCCTTCGCGGCTGCAGTCATCCTGATATAGATACTTTCAATGAAAATGTCTATGACCGGATAATGTATTATGCCGAGGATCTCGTAAAGACCACCAATGAGATTCAGAACCTTTATGGAATTCCAATTATCAATAAACGTATTTCTGTAACTCCTATTGCTATAGTTGCTGAAAGTTGTGATGCAACCGATCTCACATCTGTTGCCCGTACTCTTGACAGGGCGGCTGAAGACGCTGGTGTTGATTTCATAGGTGGTTTCAGTGCACTGGTCCAGAAAGGTATGACTCCCGGTGATCTTAAACTTATAAACTCTATCCCCAGTGCTCTTGCCAGTACCAATAAAGTATGTTCTTCAGTTAATGTGGCAACCACCAGGGCAGGCATTAACATGGATGCGGTTGCCCTTATGGGTAAGGTAATCAAAGAAACTGCTGAGATGACAAAGGACAATTCCGGAATAGGCTGTGCGAAACTTGTGGTCTTTGCAAATGCACCGGAAGATAATCCGTTCATGGCAGGTGCTTTTCATGGTATCGGAGAGGCGGATTGCGTCATAAATGTTGGTGTGAGTGGTCCGGGGGTTGTCAACTCAGCAGTGCGCTCCCTTGAGGACCCTACATTGGGCGACATTTCCGAGTGTATCAAAAAAACCGCTTTCAAGATTACCAGAATGGGTGAAATGGTGGGACGTGAAGCTGCCCGCCGGCTCCATGTCCAGTTTGGTGTACTTGACCTCTCTCTTGCTCCGACTCCTGCTGTAGGTGACAGTGTTGCCGCAATTCTTGAGGCAATGGGTCTGGAAAGTTGTGGCACACACGGCACAACCGCTGCGCTGGCACTTCTGAATGATGCTGTCAAGAAAGGAGGGGCAATGGCATCTTCATCAGTTGGTGGCCTTAGCGGCGCTTTCATCCCTGTCAGTGAGGATGAAGGTATGATAAGAGCCGTTCAGAAAGGGTCCCTGACACTGGATAAACTGGAAGCTATGACAAGCGTGTGTTCTGTTGGTCTTGATATGATAGCAGTGCCGGGAGATACTTCCTCTTCAACTATCTCAGCTATTATTGCTGATGAAATGGCCATCGGCATGATTAATAAGAAGACAACTGCTGTCAGGGTAATACCAGCCCCTGGCACAAAGGTAGGGGATATGATAGAGTTTGGAGGTCTTCTTGGAAGTGCACCGGTGATGCCGGTACACAATTTCAGTTCTGAGCAGTTCATTTCAAGAGGCGGACGCATTCCTGCGCCGATACAATCGCTTACCAACTGA
- a CDS encoding type IV pilin N-terminal domain-containing protein → MSKANQFLKEEDAVSPVIGVILMVAITVILAAVIAAFVFGMGPPESAPQASLRATASEMSSNSAIKLEHQGGDQIMFTSANTLVTISGNTTTEGSVTYEITGDAAGFDAGETRYIYYDNSSDTVYLGNSSVTNIDADIATSGETVNVKIIDVASQQMIGNMDVRF, encoded by the coding sequence ATGAGCAAAGCAAACCAATTCCTTAAGGAAGAGGATGCAGTATCTCCGGTCATCGGCGTAATCCTGATGGTCGCTATCACTGTTATCCTTGCTGCAGTTATCGCAGCATTCGTATTCGGCATGGGACCACCAGAATCAGCACCACAGGCAAGTTTGAGAGCTACCGCTTCTGAGATGAGTAGTAATTCGGCGATAAAACTTGAACATCAGGGTGGTGACCAAATAATGTTTACTTCCGCAAACACACTTGTAACTATTTCTGGAAATACAACTACAGAAGGAAGTGTAACATATGAGATCACAGGGGATGCTGCCGGATTTGATGCTGGAGAAACTAGGTACATATATTATGACAATAGCAGTGACACCGTGTACCTTGGGAACAGCAGCGTAACCAACATTGATGCGGACATCGCTACATCAGGCGAAACAGTCAATGTTAAAATCATTGATGTCGCAAGTCAGCAAATGATTGGCAATATGGACGTCAGGTTCTAA
- a CDS encoding ACT domain-containing protein: protein MSSSRFIITVIGIDKVGIVAGITQTMAKYNVNIVDISQTIMDDLFTMIMLAQVTEDNFDLAAFQQAMSEKGTSLGVEVKVQNEDAFSFMHRI, encoded by the coding sequence ATGTCATCCAGTCGTTTTATAATCACTGTTATTGGTATCGATAAAGTTGGTATTGTTGCGGGTATCACCCAGACCATGGCTAAGTACAATGTCAATATAGTTGATATTAGCCAGACAATTATGGATGACCTGTTCACCATGATAATGCTGGCGCAGGTTACTGAAGATAACTTCGATCTGGCTGCTTTCCAGCAGGCGATGTCTGAAAAAGGCACATCCCTTGGCGTGGAAGTAAAAGTCCAGAACGAAGATGCTTTCAGTTTCATGCACAGGATCTGA
- a CDS encoding ABC transporter ATP-binding protein: MILEVDGVEFQYKSKEVLKNIKFELKRNEILSILGPNGVGKTTLLKCMNAILKPKRGTVLIEDEDVLKLEQIEIARRLGYVPQRCEPARLTAFDAILLGRMPHIKWNISTDDVMIVEDTIKKLNLDEMALRYIDEMSGGELQKIGIARAIAQNPKLLLLDEPTSSLDLKNQLEILDTVREVVRKENVSAIMTMHDLNLAFRYSDKFLFLKNGTIFAAGKMEDITPEIIKEVYGVPVTIQNYQNVSVVIPV, from the coding sequence ATGATTTTAGAAGTGGACGGAGTGGAATTTCAGTACAAAAGCAAAGAAGTACTGAAAAATATTAAATTCGAGCTTAAGAGGAATGAAATACTTTCAATTCTCGGACCAAACGGCGTAGGAAAAACCACACTGCTCAAATGCATGAATGCAATTCTCAAACCAAAAAGAGGAACAGTTCTCATTGAAGACGAGGATGTCCTCAAACTGGAACAGATAGAGATTGCAAGAAGACTTGGTTATGTCCCGCAGCGATGTGAACCTGCAAGACTTACAGCTTTTGATGCGATCCTGCTTGGGAGAATGCCACATATCAAATGGAATATATCAACTGATGATGTAATGATAGTGGAAGATACAATAAAGAAACTAAACCTTGATGAAATGGCGTTGCGTTATATTGATGAGATGAGTGGTGGAGAACTTCAGAAGATAGGTATTGCAAGAGCGATCGCACAAAATCCAAAACTTCTGCTTCTGGACGAACCAACAAGCAGCCTTGATCTGAAAAACCAGCTTGAGATTCTTGACACCGTAAGGGAAGTCGTCAGGAAAGAAAACGTTTCAGCAATAATGACAATGCATGACTTAAACCTTGCATTCAGGTATTCTGACAAATTCCTGTTCCTCAAAAATGGTACAATCTTTGCAGCCGGAAAAATGGAAGATATAACACCGGAAATCATAAAGGAAGTTTATGGAGTTCCTGTGACAATACAGAACTATCAGAATGTTTCGGTTGTTATACCGGTTTAA
- a CDS encoding DUF4870 domain-containing protein translates to MSETNLGVSENIAGLIAYVFGFITGIVLLVIEKENKFVRFHAAQSTVLFGAIFIVNIVLGFIPFLGGLIGYILSIVALILWLILMFKAFSGEMYRLPMIAEYADKLESSF, encoded by the coding sequence ATGAGTGAAACTAACTTAGGAGTAAGTGAAAACATAGCCGGATTAATAGCCTATGTTTTTGGATTTATTACAGGCATAGTATTATTAGTTATTGAAAAAGAAAATAAATTTGTGCGCTTCCATGCAGCACAGTCCACAGTATTATTTGGGGCCATATTCATAGTGAACATCGTTTTAGGTTTCATACCATTTCTTGGCGGGTTAATAGGATATATTTTATCAATTGTTGCACTTATTCTCTGGCTAATCTTAATGTTTAAAGCTTTCAGTGGAGAAATGTACAGATTGCCAATGATAGCAGAGTATGCAGATAAACTGGAAAGTTCATTCTAA
- a CDS encoding FlaD/FlaE family flagellar protein, producing the protein MSELPWENKKVAEVMSSVEEEESSAKSSASGDQKSPTPPIPDILANAFADTPMEEAKIEISEDDSVQTDAGAPQTAVPSFGNLPDLSALSGTPPNAPPAEEKEAPLEIPPFMNPPSVANESDIADSPVPFTQIGEGGITPPSDPSSLSSPSNIEESPKKRSPPPLFEPFIHPGDEPSEPSLPELAGPTLPFTPENDQLPFDAQAETQPAPTPDPFTVPDGSEEPNPSVTSPVTAPPSDPFASAGNSVEFNPFESSLETAHPSDSPVSSGNPVESNPFAPSSDVAPSTDPFASPDNVPLADPFASAGVSVESNPFAATPNAVQPENPFGAPISTEAGSSNREKHALKNTVKLPIDVGSFKKNLEGISGITKDFLRNLTKGKSLIERMEDMREEVDIAGSAGINVESKPELTPDTSPFGDNPFEAPENNGNPDSFSSPFDEYNPVIEENVNESVNPFMENEDAGTIGDIRQFTPIENPVMEMKEEYLLDNDAFDNNNESDIVLPGSDELTAEAAVPSTNTEISANEIFENETVPDAATMAASPGHMSESDKSGLQDRDSFPEFTEPAVADMIPHAISDDSESATIHAPSSSTSGVELSKQVLSRELKDIKTTTDNKFENLENEMGGLKESLSDMSLQFSSIHAEVGEFSNKISGITESVASTAASGENVLSQNNARFDSVDSKVSQVENKVSEFASSIAALQADNTSMKSGLSQIEESISELVESYTALLAQLHESLQENESKFAILTEVSSKIDAFGPRVEFIEKTQEESKSTSKEFSRSMSSMVDNLGKVSSEFQEFRQESGQKNTAVLEKMDSLTEYVESELKKLGARSYKGFGQNVHLSNIVKNSSNMKLCMEWLEFLMGLVGRNNLPDILSYYEELGWITEKVRMELLHYAEGIDFYMEKPDWKLTPDDHVKSIWFIESLAGMKVDKNRLSVIERDIEKVKKGSEIYGI; encoded by the coding sequence ATGAGTGAACTTCCATGGGAGAATAAAAAGGTAGCAGAGGTTATGTCTTCGGTCGAAGAAGAGGAATCATCAGCAAAGTCAAGTGCGTCCGGAGATCAAAAAAGTCCCACGCCACCGATTCCCGATATACTGGCAAATGCTTTTGCCGATACACCAATGGAAGAGGCAAAAATTGAGATATCTGAAGACGACTCCGTTCAGACAGATGCAGGAGCACCGCAAACGGCTGTTCCTTCATTTGGTAATCTGCCGGACCTTTCAGCATTAAGTGGTACTCCTCCCAATGCCCCTCCTGCAGAGGAAAAAGAAGCTCCTCTGGAAATACCACCATTTATGAATCCTCCATCAGTCGCAAATGAGTCTGATATCGCTGATTCTCCTGTCCCATTCACACAAATCGGTGAGGGTGGAATAACTCCTCCTTCGGATCCATCTTCCTTGTCATCTCCTTCCAATATAGAAGAATCTCCTAAAAAAAGATCCCCTCCTCCCTTATTTGAACCCTTTATCCATCCCGGTGATGAACCATCAGAGCCCTCTTTACCTGAACTGGCAGGACCGACTCTGCCTTTTACGCCTGAAAACGATCAGTTACCTTTTGATGCACAGGCAGAGACACAACCAGCACCAACACCTGATCCCTTTACGGTCCCCGATGGCTCAGAGGAACCCAATCCTTCTGTAACATCTCCGGTTACCGCCCCTCCATCAGACCCTTTTGCTTCTGCTGGTAATTCAGTAGAATTCAATCCATTTGAATCGTCTCTCGAAACTGCCCATCCATCAGATTCTCCTGTTTCCAGTGGCAATCCAGTAGAATCGAATCCTTTTGCACCATCTTCCGATGTTGCTCCTTCAACTGATCCTTTTGCTTCTCCTGATAATGTTCCTCTAGCAGATCCCTTTGCATCTGCTGGTGTTTCTGTGGAATCCAATCCTTTTGCTGCAACTCCGAATGCTGTCCAGCCTGAAAATCCGTTTGGCGCCCCTATCTCAACAGAAGCAGGTTCTTCGAACAGGGAAAAACACGCACTAAAAAATACGGTAAAATTGCCCATTGATGTGGGGTCATTTAAGAAAAACCTTGAAGGCATATCTGGCATCACAAAAGATTTCCTTAGAAATCTTACGAAAGGAAAAAGTCTTATTGAGAGAATGGAGGACATGAGGGAAGAAGTTGACATTGCCGGGTCTGCAGGAATCAATGTCGAATCAAAACCAGAGCTTACACCGGATACTTCTCCGTTTGGTGATAATCCGTTTGAAGCACCGGAGAATAATGGAAATCCTGATTCATTCTCTTCTCCTTTTGATGAGTACAATCCGGTTATTGAGGAAAATGTCAATGAATCTGTGAATCCTTTCATGGAAAATGAAGATGCCGGAACAATCGGGGATATACGTCAGTTCACTCCTATAGAGAACCCGGTTATGGAAATGAAAGAAGAATACCTTCTTGATAATGATGCTTTTGACAATAACAATGAAAGTGATATAGTATTACCCGGTAGTGATGAGTTAACTGCGGAAGCAGCAGTTCCTTCCACAAATACAGAGATTTCTGCAAATGAAATATTTGAAAATGAAACCGTACCTGATGCCGCTACAATGGCTGCTTCACCAGGCCACATGTCTGAATCAGACAAGTCTGGTCTTCAGGATCGGGATTCTTTCCCTGAATTTACAGAGCCTGCTGTTGCAGATATGATTCCACACGCGATTTCAGATGATTCTGAAAGTGCAACTATTCATGCTCCTTCTTCTTCGACATCAGGTGTGGAACTTTCTAAACAGGTGCTTTCCAGGGAACTAAAAGACATAAAGACCACTACTGACAATAAGTTTGAAAATCTGGAAAATGAAATGGGAGGACTGAAAGAGAGTCTCAGCGATATGAGCCTTCAATTTTCCTCAATTCATGCCGAAGTTGGAGAGTTTTCAAATAAGATATCAGGGATTACTGAATCTGTAGCTTCTACTGCTGCTTCAGGTGAAAATGTTCTGTCCCAGAACAATGCCCGCTTTGATTCAGTTGATTCCAAGGTCTCACAGGTTGAAAACAAAGTTTCTGAATTCGCATCTTCTATCGCTGCTTTGCAGGCAGATAACACTTCCATGAAGTCTGGCCTGTCACAGATCGAAGAAAGCATTTCCGAGCTGGTTGAATCTTACACTGCTCTTCTGGCTCAGTTGCATGAATCATTGCAGGAAAATGAGTCAAAATTTGCTATCCTGACTGAAGTATCATCTAAGATCGATGCTTTTGGTCCGAGGGTTGAGTTTATTGAGAAAACTCAGGAAGAATCAAAATCGACTTCAAAAGAGTTTTCCCGTTCAATGTCATCCATGGTTGATAATCTGGGGAAGGTATCTTCAGAGTTCCAGGAATTCAGACAGGAATCCGGGCAGAAAAACACTGCGGTACTGGAAAAGATGGATTCCCTAACTGAATATGTGGAAAGTGAATTGAAAAAACTTGGCGCGAGAAGTTACAAGGGATTCGGGCAGAATGTACATCTTTCTAATATTGTGAAAAATTCCAGTAATATGAAGCTTTGTATGGAATGGCTTGAGTTTTTGATGGGACTAGTGGGTCGCAACAATCTTCCGGATATATTATCCTATTATGAAGAGCTTGGCTGGATTACCGAAAAAGTGAGGATGGAACTTCTTCATTATGCTGAAGGTATTGATTTCTATATGGAAAAACCTGACTGGAAACTCACTCCGGATGACCATGTCAAATCCATATGGTTTATCGAAAGTCTTGCAGGTATGAAGGTTGACAAGAACAGGTTGTCTGTTATAGAAAGGGATATTGAGAAAGTCAAAAAAGGTTCGGAAATATACGGGATATGA